One window from the genome of Garra rufa chromosome 1, GarRuf1.0, whole genome shotgun sequence encodes:
- the LOC141344143 gene encoding uncharacterized protein isoform X2 → MPIIDKLYSNSNLTGEEYSKILRTTTRQAQMRELLNTVKSGGSAVKSALYKALKEYEPYLIQDLKGSFSQAENVKQLNESHHQKVGTEELQNGTERRKNDIIRWNQSSVKYRSKIEELQKDSSRKRVGNIYFSRSNNYKIGSGGTGTVYVGLKEDGTEVAIKRIIKDQQESKYFENELKHLQDLNLESKNIVRYVDLAEDEDFYYLALQLCEYDMEEYRKNLHKEEQKEKALRRIVKEILLGLKVLHRAGVIHRDIKPGNVLIDSGKIARPADFGLSRKLEEGRSTVHTARAGTIGWEATEILNQDAGYKQSSDIQVCQISLYNVIRKS, encoded by the exons ATGCCCATCATTGATAAGCTTTATAGCAACAGCAATCTTACCGGCGAAGAGTATTCAAAGATCTTACGTACAACTACTAGACAAGCCCAAATGAGAGAGCTCCTAAACACTGTGAAATCTGGAGGATCAGCAGTCAAATCTGCTTTGTACAAAGCACTGAAAGAATACGAGCCTTATTTAATTCAGGACCTTAAAG GGTCATTCTCACAGGCAGAAAATGTAAAACAGCTAAATGAGTCGCACCATCAAAAAGTAGGAACAGAAGAGTTGCAAAATGGGACAGAGAGACGCAAGAATGACATCATCAGGTGGAACCAATCCTCAGTAAAATACAGAAGTAAAATAGAGGAGCTCCAGAAAGATTCCTCCAGGAAAAGAGTTGGAAATATATATTTCTCTAGAAGTAATAACTACAAGATTGGTTCTGGAGGAACTGGCACAGTATATGTTGGCCTGAAGGAAGATGGCACTGAGGTGGCCATAAAACGGATAATCAAGGACCAACAGGAAAGCAAATACTTTGAAAATGAACTAAAGCATCTACAAGATTTAAATCTTGAGAGCAAGAACATTGTCAGGTACGTGGACTTAGCAGAGGATGAAGACTTTTATTATCTTGCACTTCAGCTTTGTGAATATGATATGGAGGAATACAGGAAAAATCTTCATAAGGAAGAACAAAAAGAAAAAGCTTTGAGGAGAATAGTGAAAGAGATTCTTCTTGGCCTTAAAGTTCTGCACCGTGCTGGAGTGATACATCGTGACATAAAGCCTGGAAATGTTTTGATAG ATTCAGGAAAAATTGCAAGGCCGGCTGACTTTGGCTTAAGTCGCAAACTGGAGGAGGGCAGAAGTACAGTACATACTGCTAGAGCCGGTACAATAGGCTGGGAAGCAACAGAGATCCTGAATCAAGATGCAGGTTACAAACAGAGCTCAGACATCCAGGTCTGTCAAATATCATTATATAATGTAATCCGAAAATCTTAA
- the LOC141344143 gene encoding calcium-dependent protein kinase 1-like isoform X1, whose translation MPIIDKLYSNSNLTGEEYSKILRTTTRQAQMRELLNTVKSGGSAVKSALYKALKEYEPYLIQDLKGSFSQAENVKQLNESHHQKVGTEELQNGTERRKNDIIRWNQSSVKYRSKIEELQKDSSRKRVGNIYFSRSNNYKIGSGGTGTVYVGLKEDGTEVAIKRIIKDQQESKYFENELKHLQDLNLESKNIVRYVDLAEDEDFYYLALQLCEYDMEEYRKNLHKEEQKEKALRRIVKEILLGLKVLHRAGVIHRDIKPGNVLIGIKNSFIKVMLHFVFKVTYKLCNILSTDSGKIARPADFGLSRKLEEGRSTVHTARAGTIGWEATEILNQDAGYKQSSDIQVCQISLYNVIRKS comes from the exons ATGCCCATCATTGATAAGCTTTATAGCAACAGCAATCTTACCGGCGAAGAGTATTCAAAGATCTTACGTACAACTACTAGACAAGCCCAAATGAGAGAGCTCCTAAACACTGTGAAATCTGGAGGATCAGCAGTCAAATCTGCTTTGTACAAAGCACTGAAAGAATACGAGCCTTATTTAATTCAGGACCTTAAAG GGTCATTCTCACAGGCAGAAAATGTAAAACAGCTAAATGAGTCGCACCATCAAAAAGTAGGAACAGAAGAGTTGCAAAATGGGACAGAGAGACGCAAGAATGACATCATCAGGTGGAACCAATCCTCAGTAAAATACAGAAGTAAAATAGAGGAGCTCCAGAAAGATTCCTCCAGGAAAAGAGTTGGAAATATATATTTCTCTAGAAGTAATAACTACAAGATTGGTTCTGGAGGAACTGGCACAGTATATGTTGGCCTGAAGGAAGATGGCACTGAGGTGGCCATAAAACGGATAATCAAGGACCAACAGGAAAGCAAATACTTTGAAAATGAACTAAAGCATCTACAAGATTTAAATCTTGAGAGCAAGAACATTGTCAGGTACGTGGACTTAGCAGAGGATGAAGACTTTTATTATCTTGCACTTCAGCTTTGTGAATATGATATGGAGGAATACAGGAAAAATCTTCATAAGGAAGAACAAAAAGAAAAAGCTTTGAGGAGAATAGTGAAAGAGATTCTTCTTGGCCTTAAAGTTCTGCACCGTGCTGGAGTGATACATCGTGACATAAAGCCTGGAAATGTTTTGATAGgtattaaaaatagttttatcaAAGTAATGTTACACTTTGTATTTAAGGTGACTTATAAACTCTGTAACATACTGTCAACAGATTCAGGAAAAATTGCAAGGCCGGCTGACTTTGGCTTAAGTCGCAAACTGGAGGAGGGCAGAAGTACAGTACATACTGCTAGAGCCGGTACAATAGGCTGGGAAGCAACAGAGATCCTGAATCAAGATGCAGGTTACAAACAGAGCTCAGACATCCAGGTCTGTCAAATATCATTATATAATGTAATCCGAAAATCTTAA